The Ziziphus jujuba cultivar Dongzao chromosome 1, ASM3175591v1 genome segment ATTTGTCCCATGTCATGTTCTTTTACATGTTTATATATTCGGGTAGCCTATTCCTTGTGCCCTTTCTGAATTAGTGGGTTTTGTAAGACATTTTTCTTGGAAAATCATTTCATACTATGTCATTTTGTTctaaaatttgtttataatatCTTCATTAACGTTCTTACTTATGCTATTTTCGAAAGAAAGCCACAAATCTAGCTTCTAAAGCCAATGATTCCATAAATATTAAGCGTCTAGCAGAGCTACAATTTGCcaatttcttttgatttttattttagtatttactGTTTTGTGCCAATGTCCTCTAGATTCACTTTTACAACAAAATGTTTTTCAGCTGAGTCATGTAGGGAAGAAATGGTAAATCATTTGAAAATTCCCTTGACTATCTTACTCGCTCGATCATTTTTCATGGGATTTTCGCAGACAATTTTGGCTTTACTTGCTCGCATCCAATTTTGGATTGTCTTACTTATGCTATTTTCAAAAGAAAGCCATAAATCTAGCTTCTAAAGCCAATGATTCCATAAATATTAAGCATCTAGCAGAGCTACAATTTGCcaatttcttttgatttttattttagtattcaCTGTTTTGTGCCAATGTCCTCTAGATTCACTTTTACAACAAAATGTTTTTCAGCTGAGTCATGTAGGGAAGAAATGGTAAATCATTTGAAAATTCCCTTGACTATCTTACAGTGAGATATCTATCTTGCTTGCCCGATCATTTTTCATGGGATTTTCTCAGACAATTTTGGCTTTACTTGCTCGCATCCGAGTTTTGGTCCAACAAGTAAGTTCCAAAATTTTTTCCTGTAACATCAAAATGTTGAAATTCTGAGAGTAAATTTCAGGTGGAGATGGGAAACATGGTTTTTGTGAATGTTGATTCTGCATATGCTAGTGCCTCATGGTTTGCATGTCGTAAGTACAAATTTCAGCTTTCCCTATGGCTCAACTTCTGTTTGCTTTTTCTCTACAGATATTACTTGATGTTGTTTCAGTATTCAACATGGTTTCTTCTCTTTCCCGAAAGAAGCAATCTGTAAAAATAACTCAAGATGGACTTGAGGTCAGTCTTTTCATGTAGACCTTTTGCACAGTATTTTGATTAGCGATTAGTTGGAGTGCCTTTGTCCTTGCTATTAGGTTCCGCCGTTGTCTAATGCATGACTGATGCAGGTCTTCAGGGAGATCTTCCCAACAAAAGAGGAATTTGCCACCTTAGAGTGTGTATGGAAATCGGATAAGtttatattacttgaaagaaaGCATAAGAGTGATATTTCAAGTCATGATGAGGATCCTGAAGGGAATGCATCTATACCAGCATTATCTCTAAAGTATCAAAGTCTTGATTCTTTCCTTGGAGGTATAAAAAGCATGACATGTTTTTCTTATATTGTATGTCTTTCCCTCAAAACATtggttttgtttatggggaCCTTGGGGCCATTTTGATTCTGAACTTGTGGCTTGTGCAGATGAACCTCATTCCAAAAGGATGGACGAAGACCATGCAGCCAAAAAAGATCTAACTCACACTCAGGAGGGCAATACTGATTTGTCTCCAGGTGTCTCCATTGGAGATGACGATGGGAAGGTGGTTGAAGGTTGTTCAAAGGTAGGAGACGCTTCAAGCATTGAAGAGATCCCTAGCAAGGAATTCCCACAAGGCGGCTTGCTTCCGGGTACAAGCTCCTTTCCAAGTTCAAATGCTTCTTCGAAACTGCAGTCTGGATCAAGAAGAGTGGCATTTGTATCAGTTAAAAATCCACAACCATCGGCATGTAGTGTAAGCGGAATTCATTTAAAGCAAACAGAAAGCAAAAGTGATAGCAAGGAAGATGCGTTTTTTAGTTTACTCAGTGCTGGAAACACTAAGGATAGTCTCTTCTAAGTACcattattcattaattaataagCACTTTAgtgatataacatatatatatagctttgctatgctgcatatatatatatatatatatatattttttttttccttcccttctCTAATATATTTGTTGGCTTGAATGGTGGGCAAAAATACCTGACGGGCTTCTCTCAGTGCCATTTTTCAGGAATTGGCAAAAGATTAAAGCTCGTTACATTGTTGAAAATTGAGACACGTTTTTACAATTGACATGACAGTTCGCATTGGTTTTTTCACaaacacccttttttttttttttttttttttaaaatttttttggtccTAATCGCATAACCAAGTCTTTTTGGTTTTCAATGAATCAGTTTAGTTGCAGTCACGGGATGTACAGTAAAGACATTGTGATCATGTAagtaaaccccaaaaaaaaaatgaaaaaaaaagcgaaaatatggtaaataaatttgtgGAAGATAATTCTGCTTTTCAAtttgttaaaaacaaaagaagaattttaagaGGCTGCACTGCAGCATAAGCATAAAATATACATGGATTAATTCAAGAGTAAATCTCATCCACACActgaagcccaaaaaaaaaaagagaaaaaaacagaagaagaaaagtttAGTTTTGCCCTTTTTCtctgtttaatatttttctgtGTTTCCAAaattatgtattaaaaaaaaagaaaaagaattatgcAAAAGACTGAGATTAGGTAAGCTAATGGGGAATAGTTGAGATTTGTGTGGACAGCTAATGTATGTGAATAGAGGCCCTTGCTGAAGATGGCTTTTCCAGTAACCATATGTACATATGGAAACTGGTCGTTAACGGGGACCCACATCAGAACCTTAGTCCGGGAAAGGGACGATGACGTTTCATTAGGATTTTTGTTTATACCTGTTTAACAACAAGAGGAGCTTCGCAGTTGTAAATGGATGGAGCTGATCACTGTACCCACCACTTGAAGAGACAGAACAGAGAACTTGAAAGCTTAATTCACGCTTTGGAAAAAGAAACTAGACAATGGTGCAAGCTCTTCTACACACACCCCCTCTTCTCCTTCgatgttcttcttcttcgtctatTCCTCCTATATCCACCTCCAGGTTCGTTACCTCTCTCTCCCTTTTTTCCGTCTTTTATCCCCGTTCTCTTTGACCGTTAGATAATAGCTTATCaaattcttgtttttatttca includes the following:
- the LOC107432211 gene encoding uncharacterized protein LOC107432211 isoform X1, which produces MPMDSEVDTLEEKLTSLLGQLQIECGIFERMVYKNKNQHRRCSYFQYLLKVRRDLRLLQSAKLEDILNSCFEVITGRRPRQKVHLLESLKRRKCEGEKYNFMDRLLGAARLLSQMVEPMLKASIEISILLARSFFMGFSQTILALLARIRVLVQQILLDVVSVFNMVSSLSRKKQSVKITQDGLEVFREIFPTKEEFATLECVWKSDKFILLERKHKSDISSHDEDPEGNASIPALSLKYQSLDSFLGDEPHSKRMDEDHAAKKDLTHTQEGNTDLSPGVSIGDDDGKVVEGCSKVGDASSIEEIPSKEFPQGGLLPGTSSFPSSNASSKLQSGSRRVAFVSVKNPQPSACSVSGIHLKQTESKSDSKEDAFFSLLSAGNTKDSLF
- the LOC107432211 gene encoding uncharacterized protein LOC107432211 isoform X2, which translates into the protein MPMDSEVDTLEEKLTSLLGQLQIECGIFERMVYKNKNQHRRCSYFQYLLKVRRDLRLLQSAKLEDILNSCFEVITGRRPRQKVHLLESLKRRKCEGEKYNFMDRLLGAARLLSQMVEPMLKASIEISILLARSFFMGFSQTILALLARIRVLVQQILLDVVSVFNMVSSLSRKKQSVKITQDGLEVFREIFPTKEEFATLECVWKSDKFILLERKHKSDISSHDEDPEGNASIPALSLKYQSLDSFLGAKKDLTHTQEGNTDLSPGVSIGDDDGKVVEGCSKVGDASSIEEIPSKEFPQGGLLPGTSSFPSSNASSKLQSGSRRVAFVSVKNPQPSACSVSGIHLKQTESKSDSKEDAFFSLLSAGNTKDSLF